The Impatiens glandulifera chromosome 8, dImpGla2.1, whole genome shotgun sequence genome includes a window with the following:
- the LOC124913093 gene encoding putative nuclease HARBI1 — translation MNSNVSDSSNSSSSSSDDDDMMMNTLHQGAIILSHSITRNNMIIQHLLEQQNEQVFHGGSIPGHIVINRDRENAHHRLYNDYFSDNPVYNETMFRRRYRMSRSLFIRIVDAVKDHDRYFQQRWDNTGRLGLSPIQKITAAFRMLAYGVPADATDEYIRIGESTAIESMKRFCRAMVEIFSEQYLRRPTSNDISRLLYVGQKRGFPGMLGSLDCMHWKWKNCPTAWAGQYTGRSGKPTIILEAVADYDLWIWHAYFGLPGTNNDINVLESSHLFSDLTQGISPPVHYVIQGKEYNMGYYLADGIYPKWSTIVQTIHEPRGPKKKYFAMKQEACRKDVERAFGVLQSRFAIVAGPVRYWRKEVMHDIMTTCIILHNMIVEDERDLIAPIQIETETLSPEVEMVIDENTRFQDFISRYGKIRNREAHIELRNALIDHLWEEYTNSEN, via the coding sequence ATGAATTCCAACGTTAGCGATTCATcaaattcatcttcttcttcttcagatgatgatgatatgatGATGAACACTCTTCATCAAGGCGCTATAATATTAAGTCATAGTATCACTCGTAACAATATGATCATCCAACATCTTCTTGAACAACAAAACGAGCAAGTGTTCCATGGTGGTTCAATTCCTGGACATATTGTTATTAATCGTGATCGGGAGAATGCCCATCATAGGTTATACAATGATTATTTTTCAGATAATCCAGTGTACAATGAGACCATGTTTCGTCGGAGATATCGAATGTCTCGCTCATTGTTCATTCGAATTGTTGATGCAGTCAAAGATCATGATCGCTACTTCCAACAACGATGGGACAACACAGGCAGACTTGGATTATCTCCTATACAAAAAATAACTGCTGCTTTTCGTATGTTGGCATATGGTGTTCCAGCAGATGCCACAGATGAGTATATTAGAATTGGAGAGTCCACTGCAATTGAAAGCATGAAAAGGTTCTGTCGAGCTATGGTTGAGATATTTAGCGAGCAGTATCTCAGAAGGCCAACATCAAATGATATTTCTAGACTTCTTTATGTTGGCCAGAAACGGGGATTTCCTGGAATGTTAGGCAGTTTAGATTGTATGCATTGGAAGTGGAAAAATTGTCCAACCGCGTGGGCTGGACAATATACAGGCCGTAGTGGAAAACCTACAATCATTCTCGAAGCTGTAGCAGATTATGATCTTTGGATATGGCACGCATATTTTGGTTTGCCAGGCACCAACAACGATATAAATGTGTTAGAGTCATCTCATCTGTTCTCGGATCTAACTCAAGGTATTTCTCCTCCAGTTCATTATGTAATCCAAGGAAAAGAATATAACATGGGCTATTATTTAGCTGATGGCATATATCCAAAATGGTCTACTATTGTGCAAACAATTCATGAGCCTCGTGGTccgaagaaaaaatattttgcaatGAAACAAGAAGCATGTAGAAAAGACGTTGAACGTGCATTTGGAGTTCTTCAATCACGTTTTGCCATTGTAGCAGGACCGGTACGATATTGGAGAAAAGAAGTGATGCATGATATAATGACTACGTGCATAATTTTGCATAATATGATTGTTGAGGATGAACGTGACCTTATTGCACCTATTCAAATTGAAACGGAAACGCTTTCACCGGAGGTCGAAATGGTGATAGATGAAAATACTCGATTTCAAGATTTCATTTCTCGATATGGAAAAATTAGAAACAGAGAAGCTCACATAGAACTTCGTAATGcattaattgatcatttgtGGGAGGAGTACACCAATTCCGAGaattga
- the LOC124912542 gene encoding uncharacterized protein LOC124912542: MSIRSAAYNHDEDILLCRVYIETSEDPIIGVYQSSDRLWSRIEDAFNKEKLEHWEMRSKRSMQSRLDTIQKAARRLHACIKQVENMHQSGASNEDIMLKAKVLFTKDTKFKSGWKFDHVWDIVKNFEKFKDCSSSSRRNPSFNYPSSESENPTPDSVGQASPGVSSFSINLNDSVIGSPSERPIGVKKAKLKRKSDDNTSLHINGMQETSEKMVEELRRINEQMQYHNALKEIKEENKILLKDSSKIRDPQLRTFIEAEQARIMEKRAQNQDQPDPFATGTFSGYFNNLGGSDANLSDY, from the exons ATGTCTATCCGATCCGCTGCCTATAACCACGATGAAGATATCCTTCTATGTAGGGTTTATATCGAAACTTCTGAAGATCCAATTATTGGAGTGTACCAATCAAGTGACCGATTGTGGTCTCGTATTGAAGATGCTTTCAACAAAGAAAAATTGGAGCATTGGGAGATGCGTAGTAAGAGATCTATGCAATCCCGACTTGACACTATCCAAAAAGCAGCAAGAAGACTTCATGCTTGCATAAAACAAGTTGAAAATATGCATCAAAGTGGTGCTTCAAATGAAGATATT ATGCTCAAAGCTAAAGTGTTGTTCACAAAAGACACGAAGTTCAAATCAGGTTGGAAGTTCGATCATGTGTGGGATATtgtaaaaaattttgaaaaatttaaagattgTTCTTCAAGTAGCAGGAGAAATCCATCTTTCAACTATCCCTCTTCCGAGTCGGAAAATCCAACTCCAGATTCTGTTGGGCAGGCATCCCCCGGCGTCTCCTCCTTTTCTATTAACCTAAACGATTCAGTAATTGGTTCTCCGTCAGAAAGACCTATTGGAGTGAAAAAGGCAAAACTGAAAAGAAAAAGTGATGATAATACATCACTGCATATAAATGGTATGCAGGAAACAAGTGAAAAAATGGTTGAAGAACTAAGAAGGATAAATGAACAAATGCAATATCATAATGCATTGAAAGAGATaaaggaagaaaataaaattttattgaaagatTCGAGTAAAATAAGAGATCCACAGCTTCGAACATTTATTGAGGCTGAACAAGCACGAATAATGGAAAAAAGAGCTCAAAATCAAGATCAACCAGATCCATTCGCGACGGGTACATTTTCAGGATATTTCAATAATCTTGGAGGAAGTGATGCTAATTTAtcagattattaa
- the LOC124911954 gene encoding transcription factor MYB8-like: MRSPCCDKQDNNKGAWSMQEDQKLIDYIQKHGEGSWRLIPKTAGLLRCGKSCRLRWINYLRPDLKRGNFGEDEEDLIIKLHALLGNRWSLIAGRLPGRTDNEVKNYWNTHIRRKLVKMGIDPNNHRMNQLGSFHPHTSNTKETNSTTSEGNTAHQANTSTSNVDHVSDGISCLENEQLSGCRSLLPDLNLDVVDEEEIKTVKVVTTLMPSEVDFSPTPTLQLFS; this comes from the exons ATGAGGAGTCCTTGTTGTGATAAACAAGACAACAACAAAGGAGCTTGGTCCATGCAAGAAGATCAAAAACTCATAGACTACATTCAAAAACACGGCGAAGGTTCTTGGCGCTTAATACCTAAGACCGCAG GACTACTTCGTTGCGGTAAAAGTTGTAGACTTAGATGGATAAATTATCTAAGACCCGATCTTAAAAGAGGAAATTTtggtgaagatgaagaagacctCATCATTAAGCTACACGCACTCTTAGGAAACAG GTGGTCTTTAATTGCTGGACGATTGCCTGGAAGAACAGACAATGAAGTGAAAAACTATTGGAACACTCACATTAGAAGGAAACTTGTAAAGATGGGCATTGATCCAAACAATCATCGAATGAACCAATTAGGTTCATTTCATCCTCACACCTCAAATACCAAGGAAACTAATTCAACGACTTCCGAAGGCAATACGGCCCATCAAGCGAACACTAGTACGAGTAATGTTGATCATGTCTCCGATGGGATAAGTTGTCTCGAGAATGAACAACTAAGCGGTTGTCGATCGTTGCTCCCTGATCTGAACCTTGATGttgttgatgaagaagaaataaaaacagTAAAGGTTGTCACAACATTAATGCCTAGTGAAGTTGACTTTAGTCCAACTCCAACCcttcaactttttagttaa